Proteins encoded together in one Chloroflexota bacterium window:
- a CDS encoding haloacid dehalogenase, with the protein MSELDSITQKIIGALDAKNAAREQALTLSRKVIQQSALTIRASHRADYDEAARLLAAARDAARLMREGARVHPDLYYAGYVQDALKEFSEASIVNALVQGLPLPDPDVLGVEYAAYLNGMGEAAGELRRHALDLIRQGRARDAETTLQWMEDIFSVLVTVDYPDAITGGLRRTADMVRGVLERTRGDVTVMIKQEELKALLKISGGSAVPGGARE; encoded by the coding sequence GTGAGCGAACTCGACAGCATCACCCAGAAGATCATCGGCGCGCTGGACGCCAAGAACGCCGCGCGCGAGCAGGCGCTGACGCTGAGCCGCAAGGTCATCCAGCAGAGCGCGCTGACGATCCGCGCCTCGCACCGCGCCGACTATGACGAGGCGGCGCGCCTGCTGGCGGCGGCGCGCGACGCGGCCCGCCTGATGCGCGAAGGCGCGCGGGTACATCCCGATCTGTATTACGCCGGCTACGTGCAGGACGCGCTCAAGGAGTTCTCCGAGGCCAGCATCGTCAACGCGCTGGTGCAAGGTCTGCCACTGCCCGACCCCGACGTTCTGGGCGTCGAGTATGCGGCGTACCTGAACGGCATGGGCGAGGCGGCGGGCGAACTGCGCCGCCATGCGCTCGACTTGATCCGGCAGGGCCGCGCCCGCGATGCCGAGACGACCCTGCAGTGGATGGAAGACATCTTCAGCGTGCTGGTCACGGTGGACTACCCCGACGCGATCACCGGCGGCCTGCGACGTACGGCCGACATGGTGCGCGGCGTGCTGGAACGCACGCGCGGCGACGTGACCGTGATGATCAAGCAGGAGGAGTTGAAGGCGCTGCTGAAGATTAGCGGCGGCAGCGCCGTGCCGGGCGGCGCGCGTGAGTGA